One region of Carya illinoinensis cultivar Pawnee chromosome 8, C.illinoinensisPawnee_v1, whole genome shotgun sequence genomic DNA includes:
- the LOC122318865 gene encoding 2-alkenal reductase (NADP(+)-dependent)-like, translated as MAEVDNKQVIFKGYTENVPEESDMELKVSKIKLEAPKGSGAFLVKNLYLSCDPYMRGRMRDFRDSYIPPFVPGQPLEGFGVSKVIDSDNPAFKPGDLVSLITGWEEYSLIHRTEQCRKIDPDEIPLSYHLGLLGMAGFTSYAGFFEVCSPKKGEFVFVSAASGAVGQLVGQLAKLHGCYVVGSAGTSQKVDLLKNKLGFDEAFNYKEEPDFDAALKRYFPQGIDIYFDNVGGDMLDAALLNMRIHGRIAVCGVVSQQSFTKPQGIFNWFNLITKRIRMQGFLQHDYLHLYPRFLEYVITNYKQGKIVYIEDMNEGLDSAPAAFVGLFSGKNVGKQVIRVAHE; from the exons ATGGCGGAAGTGGACAACAAGCAAGTCATATTCAAAGGGTACACAGAAAATGTCCCGGAAGAATCAGATATGGAGCTCAAGGTTAGCAAAATTAAGCTCGAGGCTCCAAAAGGGTCGGGAGCTTTTCTGGTCAAGAATCTGTACCTCTCCTGTGACCCTTACATGAGAGGCCGTATGCGTGATTTCCGTGACTCTTATATCCCCCCCTTTGTCCCTGGTCAG CCCTTGGAAGGATTTGGTGTATCCAAAGTTATAGATTCTGATAATCCAGCTTTCAAGCCTGGCGATTTGGTTTCATTGATTACTGGCTGGGAAGAATATAGCTTGATTCACAGAACCGAGCAGTGTAGGAAAATTGATCCAGATGAAATCCCTCTCTCATACCATCTTGGTCTTCTTG GTATGGCAGGTTTTACTTCATATGCAGGATTCTTTGAGGTCTGCTCCCCTAAGAAAGGGGAATTTGTCTTTGTATCTGCAGCTTCTGGAGCCGTGGGTCAGCTTGTTGGCCAACTTGCCAAGTTGCATGGTTGCTACGTGGTTGGAAGTGCTGGCACAAGTCAAAAG GTTGATCTACTGAAGAATAAGCTTGGATTTGATGAAGCTTTCAACTACAAGGAAGAGCCAGACTTTGATGCGGCATTGAAAAG GTACTTTCCACAAGGAATTGACATTTACTTTGATAATGTGGGTGGGGATATGCTCGATGCTGCACTTCTTAACATGAGGATTCATGGCCGGATTGCCGTTTGTGGGGTGGTATCCCAGCAGAGTTTCACTAAGCCACAAGGAATTTTTAACTGGTTCAATCTCATAACGAAGCGCATCAGGATGCAGGGATTCCTGCAACATGATTACTTGCACCTATACCCACGCTTCTTGGAATATGTCATCACTAACTATAAGCAAGGGAAAATTGTTTACATCGAAGACATGAATGAAGGCTTGGACAGCGCTCCAGCTGCCTTTGTTGGGTTATTTTCTGGCAAAAATGTTGGCAAACAGGTCATTCGTGTCGCCCACGAATGA
- the LOC122274469 gene encoding uncharacterized mitochondrial protein AtMg00810-like has translation MDVHNAYLNGDLDEEIYMDLPPGYQIKGETHGGNEKSDYSLFTRSDKNGFVALLVYVDDILIGSLNLLTINAVKTDFNSQFRIKDLGQVKYFLGLEIAKSRSGIYICQRKYTLEILEDLGLLGCKLVHTPIETNHKLSHTSTNLLKDATIYRRLIGRLIYLTISRPDITYAVHILSQFMDKLAEIHLKAAHRVLKYLKGSIGQGILFSALSTLHLKAFSDSDWAAYPETRRSIIGYCIFIGDFMISWRSKKQAIISRSSAEAEYRALAHTSCEITWIISLLKDFQIDHTKAATLYCDSQSALHLIKNPVFHERTKHIEIDYHFIWEKVSAGMIIPVHLPSKFQLACIFTKALLTATLHFLLSNMDILNIYAHLEGEYQTSSKGSEGCTSSTFSPTIENCLAW, from the exons ATGGATGTGCATAATGCATATCTCAATGGGGATCTTGATGAGGAAATATATATGGACCTACCTCCAGGTTATCAAATCAAGGGGGAGACTCATGGTGGAAATGAGAA ATCAGATTACTCTTTGTTTACAAGGTCAGATAAAAATGGTTTTGTTGCTCTATTGGTTTATGTAGATGACATACTCATTGGAAGCTTGAATCTATTAACCATTAATGCTGTAAAGACAGATTTCAATTCACAGTTCAGAATTAAAGATTTGGGGCAAGTGAAATATTTCTTGGGGTTGGAAATTGCAAAATCAAGGTCtggaatatatatatgtcaGAGGAAGTACACTCTTGAAATACTTGAGGATTTAGGTCTCTTGGGATGCAAACTTGTCCACACCCCCATTGAGACTAATCACAAGCTCAGTCACACTTCTACAAATTTGTTGAAGGATGCTACAATTTATAGAAGATTAATTGGACGCCTAATCTACTTAACGATTTCAAGACCAGATATTACCTATGCTGTCCATATACTTAGTCAATTTATGGACAAACTAGCAGAGATACATTTGAAAGCTGCTCATAGGGTTTTGAAGTATTTGAAAGGATCTATAGGGCAAGGTATATTGTTCTCAGCTTTGTCAACTTTGCATTTAAAGGCATTTAGTGACTCGGATTGGGCAGCTTATCCAGAGACAAGAAGATCAATCATAGGGTATTGCATATTTATTGGGGACTTTATGATTAGTTGGAGATCTAAAAAGCAAGCTATAATTTCTAGAAGTTCTGCTGAAGCAGAATACAGGGCCTTAGCCCACACGAGTTGTGAAATCACTTGGATCATTTcccttttgaaagatttccaGATTGATCACACTAAGGCTGCAACATTATACTGTGATAGTCAATCTGCTCTACACCTCATAAAAAACCCAGTTTTTCATGAAAGGACCAAACACATAGAGATAGATTATCATTTCATTTGGGAGAAGGTTTCAGCAGGAATGATCATACCAGTTCACCTTCCTTCCAAATTTCAGTTAGCTTGCATTTTCACCAAGGCCTTGCTTACTGCTACACTACATTTCTTACTATCCAATATGGACATTCTTAACAtctatgcccatcttgagggggagtatcaAACTTCATCAAAAGGATCAGAGGGATGCACTAGTTCTACCTTCAGTCCCACCATAGAAAATTGCTTAGCATGGTAG